One part of the Paraglaciecola sp. L3A3 genome encodes these proteins:
- a CDS encoding sugar phosphate isomerase/epimerase, translating into MKFGINFLLWTTHVAEQHFHLFPLLKKAGFDGVEIPLTIGNTAHYQKIQQVLADEGLACTTTSNCCPDKNLISTDAKIRQAGLDHLKWAINCNQALGSQILGGPIHSSPGVFSGMAASIQEQDWCIENLTKAASYAEAANVTLCLEFLNRFECYLMNTTAQAKFIADRVNSPFVGIHYDTHHAHLEESNLTTAIQTGASSIKHVHFSESHRGMLGQGLVDWQTNVHALKSIGYDGWVTIEAFTNKVEGLASALHITRPLIDNELDAAVGGLKLIRGLFNN; encoded by the coding sequence ATGAAATTCGGAATTAACTTTTTGTTATGGACAACACATGTTGCAGAACAACATTTTCACTTATTTCCATTACTCAAAAAAGCCGGTTTTGATGGTGTTGAAATACCTTTAACTATTGGTAACACCGCTCATTACCAAAAAATACAACAAGTATTAGCTGATGAAGGTTTAGCCTGTACTACAACCTCAAATTGCTGCCCAGACAAAAACCTCATTTCTACTGATGCTAAAATCAGGCAAGCAGGCCTAGATCATTTAAAGTGGGCGATTAACTGTAATCAAGCCTTAGGCAGTCAAATATTAGGCGGACCTATTCATTCCTCCCCAGGAGTTTTTAGCGGTATGGCAGCAAGTATTCAAGAACAAGACTGGTGTATAGAAAACCTGACTAAAGCAGCCAGTTACGCAGAAGCAGCCAATGTCACACTTTGCCTAGAATTTTTAAATCGATTTGAATGTTACTTGATGAATACCACCGCTCAAGCCAAATTTATTGCCGATAGGGTTAACTCCCCTTTTGTGGGTATTCATTACGACACTCACCATGCTCATCTAGAAGAGTCAAACCTTACAACAGCAATTCAAACGGGTGCTAGTAGTATCAAGCATGTGCATTTCTCCGAAAGCCACCGAGGAATGTTAGGCCAAGGATTAGTAGATTGGCAGACTAACGTGCATGCGTTGAAAAGTATTGGATACGATGGCTGGGTAACAATCGAAGCTTTCACAAATAAAGTAGAAGGACTAGCCAGTGCATTACATATCACCCGCCCATTAATTGACAACGAATTAGATGCTGCTGTTGGTGGCCTTAAGTTGATACGCGGCTTATTTAATAATTGA
- a CDS encoding response regulator: MAKNFTFGLRAKTTLILGSLLVSALLVISYASNWQSKQLAETSLLELEQSKNLVLKDTIELVLETHRHNLLALRDVPPVQAIIRAKANNGLDPMSGDTLDDWRQRLAIILTGFVNNHAKYQQIRFIDINGNELVNVQHVLNDVVEVLADNKLQNKADSIYFKEAIKLASAETYYADVSLNREHGVIQLPYLPVLRMATPVFSANGKVAAVMVLNLSTEQLFQNIISETNGSRRAIVDEQGIFIKNSDTSKTFGKDLGIDYKLSSEEPYMAEAILSQDSFIRYDESDKELEGFDKIFFSPHDRSRYWVLTFHIPEHLVFSKITTSLQNILIFSLIIGILSIVFFIWYVSRKILTPVVTMAKACERFKAGDLTVRLDTATVNDEILTLYKGINTFVENQQQATTLLNNEVSAQTKRLSAVIDNIVDGIITINQRGLIESINPAARKMFGYTEKEVVGQNVKILMPEPYHSEHDEYLDNHLRTGEKKLIGIARVVIGQRKDGSTFPMDLGVSELVIDNAKHFVGITRDTTERHEAEMALNQAKQTAEQASLAKSEFLANMSHEIRTPMNGVIGMTNLLLDTKLNSQQFDFAKIVQSSAKSLLAIINDILDFSKVEAGMLEMEAIEFDMGLLLAEFGSNIAIRAHDKGLEFVCPANPVQDQWYKSDPGRIRQVLNNLVGNAIKFTSKGEIAVYYSVQQKTETNTKMLIEVTDTGIGLKAEQQARLFERFSQADGTTTRQYGGTGLGLAISKQLVELMGGEIGIKSIEGKGSTFWFTLDLENASVATELPEVELGGQKVLVVDDNLTNRTLLDHLLTNWQVEHTVVDSAKAALKTLSAAVEQKQPFDIAIIDMQMPHMDGAQLGAMIKSTPELSATLLMMLTSQGQKGDGKKLKEAGFSAYLKKPVDQSILHNSLMQVAGLTNDDAPLLTSYNTRKKPQFKARVLVVEDNVINQIVAQSLLEQFGIRADVAANGEEALIALKTLPYDLVFMDCQMPVMDGFEASRNIRNPKSKVCDCDIPIVAMTANTMQGDRDKCLAAGMNDFISKPVETIRLQQVLEQWLPKNQA; the protein is encoded by the coding sequence ATGGCAAAAAATTTTACGTTCGGACTCAGGGCTAAAACAACACTGATATTAGGTAGTCTATTAGTTTCTGCACTCCTTGTAATCAGTTATGCCAGTAACTGGCAATCAAAGCAACTTGCCGAAACTAGTTTGCTTGAATTAGAACAAAGTAAAAACTTAGTTCTTAAAGATACGATTGAATTAGTATTAGAAACCCATCGACATAACCTACTAGCGTTACGTGATGTGCCTCCGGTACAAGCTATTATAAGGGCTAAAGCCAATAACGGACTTGACCCAATGAGTGGAGATACTTTAGATGACTGGCGTCAACGTTTAGCTATTATTTTAACCGGTTTTGTCAACAATCATGCAAAATATCAACAAATTAGATTCATTGATATAAATGGCAATGAGCTAGTTAATGTTCAGCACGTTTTGAATGATGTGGTAGAAGTCCTCGCAGACAATAAACTTCAAAACAAAGCTGACTCTATTTATTTTAAAGAAGCAATAAAATTAGCATCAGCTGAAACCTACTATGCCGATGTCAGCTTAAACCGAGAACATGGTGTCATTCAACTCCCCTATTTGCCAGTATTAAGGATGGCGACTCCTGTTTTTAGCGCTAATGGTAAAGTGGCTGCTGTTATGGTTTTAAACTTATCTACCGAACAACTTTTTCAAAACATTATTTCTGAAACCAATGGCTCCAGACGAGCAATAGTTGACGAGCAAGGTATTTTTATAAAAAATTCCGACACATCAAAAACATTCGGCAAAGATCTAGGCATTGACTACAAACTCAGTAGCGAAGAGCCTTATATGGCTGAAGCAATCCTCAGTCAGGATTCGTTCATACGTTATGACGAAAGTGATAAAGAATTGGAAGGGTTTGATAAAATATTTTTTTCACCCCATGATAGATCACGTTATTGGGTGCTAACTTTCCATATTCCAGAACACCTAGTATTTTCAAAGATCACTACATCTTTACAAAACATATTAATATTCAGTTTGATCATAGGTATTTTATCAATCGTTTTTTTTATCTGGTATGTTTCACGAAAAATATTAACCCCAGTGGTGACTATGGCGAAAGCTTGCGAACGCTTTAAGGCAGGCGATTTAACTGTACGCTTAGATACTGCAACTGTTAATGACGAAATTCTAACTTTATATAAAGGTATTAATACCTTTGTAGAAAATCAACAACAAGCCACTACCCTACTGAATAATGAAGTGAGTGCGCAGACCAAACGATTATCTGCTGTTATAGATAACATTGTAGACGGCATAATTACCATTAATCAAAGAGGGCTTATTGAATCTATCAATCCCGCGGCTAGAAAAATGTTTGGCTATACCGAAAAAGAAGTGGTAGGTCAAAATGTCAAAATATTAATGCCTGAACCCTATCACAGTGAACATGATGAATATTTAGATAACCACCTTAGAACTGGTGAAAAGAAACTTATTGGGATCGCAAGAGTTGTTATTGGGCAACGTAAAGATGGCTCAACTTTTCCTATGGATCTAGGCGTGAGTGAGCTTGTTATCGACAATGCTAAACACTTTGTTGGTATCACACGCGATACAACTGAGCGTCACGAAGCAGAAATGGCTTTAAATCAAGCTAAACAGACAGCTGAACAGGCGAGCTTAGCAAAAAGTGAATTTCTGGCGAATATGAGCCACGAGATACGTACCCCAATGAATGGAGTAATAGGCATGACCAATCTATTACTCGATACTAAGTTAAATTCGCAACAATTCGACTTTGCGAAAATAGTACAAAGCAGCGCCAAATCACTACTTGCGATCATCAATGATATTCTTGATTTTTCCAAGGTGGAAGCCGGTATGTTAGAAATGGAGGCTATAGAATTCGACATGGGGTTATTACTGGCTGAATTTGGCAGTAATATAGCTATTCGTGCTCACGACAAAGGACTAGAATTTGTCTGCCCCGCAAACCCAGTACAAGATCAATGGTACAAGTCTGATCCCGGACGTATTAGGCAGGTTCTCAACAATTTGGTAGGTAACGCTATTAAGTTTACTTCAAAGGGAGAGATAGCCGTTTATTATAGCGTTCAGCAAAAAACTGAAACCAATACGAAGATGCTGATTGAAGTGACCGATACTGGTATAGGTTTGAAAGCTGAGCAACAAGCAAGACTTTTTGAACGCTTTAGTCAAGCCGATGGGACAACAACTCGCCAATATGGTGGCACTGGATTAGGTCTCGCTATTAGTAAACAATTAGTCGAACTAATGGGCGGAGAGATCGGTATAAAAAGTATAGAAGGTAAAGGCTCTACATTCTGGTTTACACTAGACCTTGAAAATGCGTCCGTTGCAACCGAGTTGCCAGAGGTAGAGCTTGGCGGCCAAAAAGTATTAGTCGTAGATGATAATCTTACCAACCGTACCTTACTTGATCATTTGCTGACAAACTGGCAAGTCGAGCATACTGTAGTCGACAGTGCCAAAGCCGCTTTAAAAACATTGTCTGCTGCGGTTGAGCAAAAACAACCTTTCGATATCGCAATCATTGATATGCAAATGCCACATATGGATGGTGCTCAATTAGGTGCAATGATTAAAAGCACGCCAGAATTATCTGCCACTCTGCTGATGATGTTGACATCTCAGGGACAAAAAGGAGATGGAAAAAAACTCAAAGAAGCTGGATTTAGCGCATATCTAAAAAAACCTGTCGATCAATCTATTCTACACAATTCACTTATGCAAGTTGCTGGGCTAACAAATGATGACGCCCCACTACTCACATCATATAACACAAGGAAAAAGCCACAATTTAAAGCTAGAGTATTAGTTGTTGAAGATAACGTTATTAACCAAATAGTTGCGCAATCTTTATTAGAACAATTTGGGATCCGAGCTGATGTAGCTGCAAATGGTGAAGAGGCCTTAATTGCATTAAAAACCTTGCCTTATGACCTAGTATTTATGGATTGTCAAATGCCAGTGATGGATGGATTTGAAGCTAGCCGTAACATTCGAAACCCAAAATCAAAAGTTTGCGATTGTGATATCCCAATCGTAGCCATGACCGCCAATACTATGCAAGGCGATAGAGATAAATGTCTCGCAGCAGGTATGAATGACTTTATCTCCAAACCAGTTGAAACAATAAGGCTTCAACAAGTATTGGAGCAATGGTTACCGAAAAATCAGGCTTGA
- a CDS encoding HDOD domain-containing protein: protein MFEKLISRLFRRKGLTNTQNSDSGVDSLESRPINTQKEIIGASSNTNLASKVENGVSQASDQSIVDNIKIPKSTVTITVNSLNRLDFLFYDYLLGPSQTSTTLNPIEQYILTRVNHALKSPEHVLTHFPVLPQSVMALTNLLNDPDFDLQAFIKVVEKEPSIVTELMKKANSPAYKRGDKEITNLQQAFMFIGANDIKEFVLNRFIKNICQQKPIYFKTFGEKIWSHSQDVASIAKTLARQRKQNADAAYTIGLMHDLGKVVIFQFMVEAFKTIDPNFKQDSLVFKKFLSEKSMRLSVELMKIWDMPSMIINVVQEQLDMHSTMDKLDPLAATLFEANLISEISLSYQDGHIEPSELTELLAETKLRDDAKQFLLQSLDLQQ, encoded by the coding sequence ATGTTTGAAAAATTAATATCACGCCTTTTTAGACGTAAGGGATTAACGAATACCCAAAATAGCGACAGTGGTGTTGATTCCCTTGAATCTAGGCCTATAAATACGCAAAAAGAAATAATAGGTGCTTCGAGTAATACTAACCTAGCAAGTAAGGTTGAAAACGGTGTGAGTCAAGCCTCGGACCAATCAATCGTAGATAATATAAAAATTCCTAAAAGTACTGTTACTATTACTGTTAATTCCTTAAATCGATTAGATTTTTTGTTTTACGATTATTTGCTCGGACCATCACAGACTAGCACCACTTTAAATCCAATTGAACAATATATTTTAACTCGGGTGAATCATGCTCTTAAATCTCCCGAACATGTGTTAACTCATTTCCCCGTGTTGCCACAATCAGTGATGGCTTTAACCAATTTATTGAATGATCCTGACTTTGATCTGCAGGCGTTTATTAAGGTGGTAGAAAAAGAGCCAAGTATTGTCACCGAATTAATGAAAAAAGCTAATAGCCCAGCTTATAAACGAGGTGATAAAGAGATCACTAACTTGCAACAAGCTTTTATGTTTATAGGTGCGAACGATATCAAAGAATTTGTGCTTAATCGATTCATCAAGAATATTTGTCAACAAAAGCCAATTTATTTTAAAACCTTCGGTGAAAAAATTTGGTCTCATAGCCAAGATGTCGCTAGTATTGCTAAAACATTAGCCAGACAGCGCAAACAAAATGCGGATGCTGCATATACCATAGGTTTAATGCATGATTTGGGTAAAGTGGTAATTTTTCAGTTTATGGTTGAAGCTTTCAAAACTATCGACCCAAATTTTAAACAAGATTCTCTAGTCTTTAAGAAATTTCTGAGTGAAAAATCCATGCGTTTAAGTGTCGAGTTAATGAAAATATGGGATATGCCCTCGATGATCATTAATGTAGTACAAGAGCAACTTGATATGCATTCCACTATGGATAAACTCGATCCTCTTGCTGCAACCTTGTTTGAAGCCAATCTTATTAGTGAAATTAGTTTGTCTTATCAAGATGGTCACATTGAGCCTAGCGAACTCACTGAGTTGTTGGCAGAGACTAAACTTCGAGATGACGCAAAACAATTTTTACTGCAAAGTTTAGACCTACAGCAATAA
- a CDS encoding LysR family transcriptional regulator: MKWRALNFDWNHIRAFLITAEEGTLSAAAKALNSTQPTLSRQVAALEAELKVTLFERVGQRLVLTQSGLELLEHAREIGDAALAFSLTASGQSKQIEGTVVVSAGELTATYILPKIIAKLRRSEPGITIEVVVTNDPSDLKRREADIAIRSFHPKQSDLIAKKVGEEVIWLYAAAEYLETLPAFTDFSELTNIQIIGFDRSSVITDILNKQGWNLSKKNFSIITPFQLLQLELCKEGEGLIFLPEQMGDREPKLIRAFENMGSIMTLPVWLVCHQELRTSLRVRRVFDFFSLELQDIYF; this comes from the coding sequence ATGAAGTGGCGTGCATTAAATTTTGACTGGAATCACATTCGTGCATTTTTGATTACCGCCGAAGAAGGAACTCTCTCAGCGGCAGCTAAAGCTTTAAATTCAACTCAACCTACATTAAGCAGGCAAGTAGCGGCACTTGAAGCTGAGTTGAAAGTCACCTTATTTGAGCGTGTTGGGCAACGTCTAGTCTTAACCCAATCTGGATTAGAATTGTTAGAGCATGCTCGAGAAATAGGTGATGCCGCTTTAGCCTTTTCGTTAACGGCTTCAGGACAATCAAAACAAATAGAAGGTACAGTTGTTGTGTCTGCTGGCGAATTAACGGCAACATACATTTTGCCAAAAATCATTGCAAAGTTAAGACGCTCCGAACCTGGTATCACCATTGAAGTAGTGGTTACCAATGATCCTAGCGATTTAAAACGCCGCGAAGCTGATATTGCTATTCGTAGTTTTCACCCTAAACAAAGTGATTTAATTGCAAAAAAAGTAGGAGAGGAAGTTATTTGGCTTTACGCTGCAGCTGAATATTTAGAAACACTGCCTGCATTTACTGATTTTTCTGAGCTTACAAATATTCAAATTATTGGCTTTGATCGAAGTAGCGTAATAACAGATATATTAAATAAACAAGGCTGGAACTTATCAAAGAAAAACTTTTCAATTATTACCCCATTCCAATTATTGCAGCTTGAACTGTGTAAAGAAGGAGAAGGGCTAATATTTCTCCCTGAACAAATGGGGGATAGAGAACCAAAATTGATACGTGCATTTGAAAATATGGGGTCGATAATGACTTTACCGGTTTGGCTAGTTTGCCATCAAGAATTGCGAACAAGCTTAAGAGTAAGGCGGGTTTTTGATTTCTTTTCCTTGGAATTACAAGATATTTATTTTTGA
- a CDS encoding NAD(P)-dependent oxidoreductase, translating to MTTLIVGASGATGSLLVQQLLEKNETVKIIIRSASVLRERLPVEIIENSKLVITEADLLSLTNDELVAQVKDCHVVVSCLGHNLTLKGMFGHPRLLVTNAVQRLCLAISYCSPQNAPVKFILMNTTGNQNSLAGEKVSTLQSIIMSFIRVLLPPHNDNEKAAEYLQNHIRRQNNQIEWVVIRPDSLTDSPTVTEYDIYPSPIRSAIFDAGKTSRINVAHFMSQLGSNNELWDKWKSQMPVLYNTPSITRNRK from the coding sequence ATGACAACTCTTATCGTAGGCGCGAGTGGCGCAACAGGCAGTTTATTGGTTCAACAATTACTCGAAAAAAATGAAACCGTAAAAATAATTATACGATCTGCTTCTGTTTTACGTGAAAGATTACCGGTTGAAATAATAGAAAATAGTAAGTTAGTGATTACTGAGGCTGACTTATTAAGCTTAACTAATGATGAATTAGTCGCCCAAGTAAAAGATTGTCATGTAGTGGTTTCATGCCTAGGTCACAATTTAACGTTAAAAGGTATGTTTGGTCACCCTCGTCTTTTAGTGACGAATGCGGTACAACGACTTTGTTTAGCTATAAGCTACTGCTCTCCGCAAAACGCACCAGTTAAATTTATTCTAATGAATACAACGGGTAATCAAAACTCATTAGCAGGTGAAAAAGTATCTACTTTACAATCAATAATAATGAGTTTTATCAGAGTATTATTACCGCCTCATAATGATAATGAAAAGGCCGCGGAATATTTGCAAAACCATATACGCAGGCAGAATAATCAAATTGAATGGGTAGTTATTCGCCCTGATAGTTTAACCGATAGCCCAACGGTGACAGAGTACGATATCTACCCAAGTCCTATCCGTAGTGCAATTTTTGATGCGGGTAAAACTAGTCGGATCAACGTAGCGCATTTTATGTCGCAGTTGGGCAGCAACAATGAGCTTTGGGATAAATGGAAAAGCCAAATGCCTGTACTTTATAATACCCCCTCAATCACAAGAAATAGAAAATGA